A window of the Glaciimonas sp. CA11.2 genome harbors these coding sequences:
- a CDS encoding altronate dehydratase family protein, producing the protein MSNSQKILCIHPDDSMLVALVDLVPGEVVVWEGESVIICTAVKGKHKFARKAFAVGELLVLYGVPVGKATQPIRRGEAVTTENLEHYAAEVELADSVPYQWSAPEVSRFDGLTFPGVVRADGRVGTANYWLIFPLVFCENRNVEHLRNALEGPLGYTSNDLAAFTLSLLGEDMEAPKPVVRPFPNLDGVRIITHAGGCGGTRADARSLCKILAAYADHPNVAGVTVFSLGCQNAQIKMFQEALRLQNPQFDKPCLIYEQQAWDSEQAMMKAVLQDTLSNLKAANNVLRQPVPLSHLKIGVKCGGSDGFSGISANPVMGQVSDMVVALGGSSILAEFPELCGVEASLIERCESDDDKRRFLTLMRDFEARAEAVGAHFADNPSPGNIRDGLITDAMKSAGAAKKGGTSPIVSVLDYGEQTDKPGLALLCTPGGDVESVTGIVASGANVVLFSTGLGTPTGNPIVPVLKISSNSRIANRLTDMIDFDCGPVIDGAPVPEIANQLLDMVVAVAGGEYKTKADRLQQYDFIFWKRDISL; encoded by the coding sequence ATGAGCAACTCGCAAAAGATACTTTGCATACATCCAGATGACAGCATGTTGGTCGCATTAGTCGATCTCGTGCCGGGCGAAGTCGTCGTATGGGAAGGCGAATCCGTCATCATCTGCACGGCGGTGAAGGGCAAGCATAAATTTGCGCGTAAAGCTTTTGCAGTAGGCGAGTTATTAGTGTTGTATGGCGTGCCTGTGGGCAAAGCTACCCAGCCGATCCGCCGTGGCGAGGCGGTCACCACTGAAAATTTGGAACATTACGCTGCCGAAGTCGAACTGGCAGATAGCGTTCCTTACCAATGGAGCGCGCCTGAAGTAAGCCGCTTTGATGGCCTCACTTTTCCGGGTGTGGTGCGCGCAGATGGTCGCGTCGGCACCGCTAATTATTGGCTGATTTTTCCACTGGTGTTCTGTGAAAATCGCAACGTTGAGCATCTACGCAATGCACTGGAAGGGCCACTCGGCTACACCAGCAACGATCTCGCTGCGTTCACCCTGTCATTGTTGGGCGAAGACATGGAAGCGCCCAAGCCGGTAGTGCGACCTTTTCCCAATCTGGACGGCGTGCGCATTATTACTCACGCTGGTGGTTGCGGCGGCACGCGTGCGGATGCCCGCTCACTGTGCAAGATTTTGGCGGCCTATGCGGATCATCCAAACGTAGCAGGCGTTACCGTCTTCAGCCTCGGATGCCAGAACGCTCAAATCAAGATGTTTCAAGAGGCGCTGAGACTTCAAAATCCGCAATTCGACAAGCCATGCCTGATCTACGAACAACAAGCCTGGGATAGCGAACAGGCCATGATGAAGGCGGTCCTCCAAGACACGCTGAGCAATCTTAAAGCGGCCAACAACGTCTTGCGTCAGCCAGTGCCGCTATCGCATTTAAAGATCGGCGTGAAATGTGGCGGTTCGGATGGTTTCTCCGGGATTTCTGCCAATCCGGTGATGGGTCAGGTATCGGATATGGTCGTGGCATTGGGCGGCTCATCGATTCTGGCCGAATTTCCGGAGCTGTGTGGGGTTGAAGCCAGTCTGATTGAACGCTGCGAAAGCGATGACGATAAGCGCCGCTTTCTCACTCTGATGCGTGATTTTGAAGCACGAGCCGAAGCGGTCGGTGCGCATTTTGCCGACAATCCTAGTCCGGGCAACATCCGTGATGGTTTGATCACTGACGCGATGAAGTCAGCGGGCGCAGCAAAAAAAGGCGGGACTTCTCCGATTGTTTCGGTGTTGGATTATGGCGAGCAAACTGACAAGCCAGGCTTGGCTCTGCTTTGTACGCCGGGCGGCGATGTCGAATCGGTGACCGGCATAGTCGCCTCGGGCGCAAATGTGGTGTTGTTCTCAACCGGATTGGGTACGCCCACCGGTAACCCGATTGTGCCGGTACTAAAAATTTCAAGTAATAGCCGGATCGCAAACCGACTCACTGACATGATTGATTTTGATTGCGGCCCCGTTATCGACGGTGCACCCGTCCCGGAAATCGCGAATCAATTGCTCGATATGGTGGTGGCGGTAGCGGGCGGCGAATACAAGACAAAAGCCGACCGGCTGCAGCAATACGATTTCATTTTTTGGAAACGCGACATTTCGCTTTAA
- a CDS encoding tagaturonate reductase, with protein sequence MQPLHRDTPFSLPIKFIQFGEGNFLRAYIDWQIDLLNERVGLNAGVVVVRPRGHTAKPLLDVQDGLFTTLIQGIDEKGGAVRQYRKISCVQREINAVTMYDDFLALARNPDTRFVVSNTTEAGIVTNDTDALTDAPPLSFPAKLTQLMFERFRHFDGAQDKGWVILPCELIDHNGPALKAAVLHFAVLWKLDSQFITWLEQANTFCSTLVDRIVSGFPESQIADIETELGYKDQFLVAAEYYYVFIIQGPAWLADELRLADANLNIKLVDDIAPYKQMKVGILNGGHTTLVPVALLAGLTSVSKAVNHPTIGDFLIAALDNEIIPALPLPHDEMVQFAADVLRRFRNPSIHHKLESIALNSWPKFAARVMPQIQSFHAITGKLPQRLVLALAATLLLYRGDVVILSDDAATLTWFQDAWSRVKTGQDTTRDLVGQWLANTSLWNSDLNQIDGLTNAVVSALASIERDGILATINAINVVN encoded by the coding sequence ATGCAGCCACTACACCGCGACACGCCATTCTCTCTACCTATCAAATTTATCCAGTTTGGTGAAGGTAACTTCCTGCGTGCTTACATCGACTGGCAAATCGACCTGCTGAACGAACGCGTTGGCCTGAATGCTGGCGTAGTCGTAGTGCGACCACGCGGTCATACTGCCAAGCCATTGCTGGATGTGCAAGACGGTTTATTTACGACCCTGATACAGGGAATCGACGAGAAGGGCGGCGCAGTCAGGCAATACAGAAAGATCAGTTGCGTACAGCGCGAGATCAACGCGGTCACCATGTATGACGACTTTCTGGCATTAGCGCGTAACCCTGATACCAGATTTGTGGTGTCCAATACCACCGAGGCAGGCATCGTCACGAACGATACGGATGCATTGACCGATGCGCCGCCACTGTCCTTCCCTGCCAAATTAACGCAGTTGATGTTCGAACGTTTTCGACACTTCGATGGTGCACAAGACAAAGGCTGGGTCATTCTGCCCTGTGAACTGATCGATCATAATGGTCCCGCGCTGAAAGCTGCAGTGCTGCACTTTGCCGTGTTATGGAAACTCGACAGTCAATTTATTACATGGTTAGAACAAGCGAATACTTTTTGCTCCACGCTGGTCGACCGCATCGTTAGTGGATTCCCTGAAAGTCAGATAGCCGATATCGAGACAGAACTTGGCTACAAGGATCAGTTTCTCGTTGCCGCAGAATATTATTATGTCTTCATTATTCAAGGCCCTGCGTGGCTGGCCGATGAACTGCGCTTAGCCGATGCCAATCTGAACATCAAACTAGTCGACGATATTGCCCCATACAAACAAATGAAAGTCGGCATCCTCAACGGCGGACATACCACGCTCGTCCCGGTCGCATTATTGGCCGGATTGACTTCTGTTTCGAAGGCAGTGAATCATCCAACGATCGGTGACTTCCTGATTGCCGCGCTCGATAATGAAATTATTCCTGCTCTACCGTTGCCGCACGACGAAATGGTGCAATTTGCTGCCGACGTGTTACGTCGCTTCCGTAATCCCTCTATCCATCACAAGCTGGAGTCTATCGCGCTTAATAGCTGGCCTAAGTTTGCAGCACGCGTGATGCCCCAAATACAAAGCTTTCACGCAATAACCGGCAAACTGCCGCAACGTCTGGTATTGGCGCTAGCGGCAACGCTGCTTCTATACCGGGGCGACGTGGTAATCCTATCCGACGATGCCGCTACTTTAACGTGGTTTCAGGACGCCTGGTCGCGCGTCAAGACGGGACAAGATACCACCAGGGATCTGGTCGGCCAGTGGCTTGCGAACACATCATTGTGGAACAGCGATTTGAATCAAATAGATGGTCTGACGAACGCAGTCGTCAGCGCGCTGGCATCGATTGAGCGCGATGGCATCCTTGCCACAATTAATGCAATTAACGTAGTTAACTAA
- a CDS encoding MFS transporter gives MNKIKGMRWWMVGMVTAGLIVNYLARNTLSVAAPTMMKELDFTTQQYSYVVVAWQICYALMQPIAGYILDTVGTKIGFAVFAVAWSLACASAALATGWQSLAFLRGCLGLAEAAGIPAGVKATTEWFPAKERSIAIGWFNIGSSVGALCAPPLVVWALLHGNWKWAFIIVGALGIVWSCLWMLLYKHPKNQKHLSGTERDFILRGQEAKYNESHSKKASWSQIVRNRNFWSIAIPRFLSEPAWQTFNAWIPLYMVTVHHMNLKEIAMFAWLPFLAADIGCVLGGYLSPFFHKYAGVSLFTSRKMVVGVGALCMIGPACIGLVSSPYIAIALLCVGGFAHQTLSGALYAITSDVFGKNEVATATGMAGMSGYLGATLFTLVFGILVTQVGYGPLFVLLAVFDLLAVVVLVLLARERACSDAGTPIGAQVALNP, from the coding sequence ATGAACAAAATTAAAGGCATGCGCTGGTGGATGGTTGGCATGGTCACGGCCGGACTAATCGTCAATTACTTGGCCAGAAATACGCTCTCGGTCGCAGCGCCGACCATGATGAAGGAATTGGATTTTACTACTCAGCAATATTCCTATGTGGTGGTCGCCTGGCAAATTTGTTATGCATTAATGCAGCCGATTGCCGGTTACATACTCGATACCGTCGGCACCAAAATTGGCTTTGCAGTCTTTGCAGTGGCATGGTCTTTAGCATGCGCCTCCGCAGCACTGGCGACCGGCTGGCAAAGTCTGGCGTTCCTGCGTGGATGTCTGGGTCTGGCTGAAGCCGCTGGTATCCCGGCTGGCGTCAAAGCGACCACCGAATGGTTTCCAGCCAAAGAACGTTCCATTGCAATCGGCTGGTTCAACATCGGTTCATCGGTCGGCGCTTTATGCGCACCACCGCTGGTCGTGTGGGCACTATTACATGGCAACTGGAAATGGGCCTTCATCATCGTCGGCGCCCTTGGAATCGTGTGGAGCTGCTTATGGATGTTGCTCTATAAGCACCCAAAAAATCAAAAACATCTCAGCGGTACTGAACGCGATTTTATCCTGCGCGGACAAGAAGCCAAGTACAACGAAAGCCACTCTAAAAAGGCCAGCTGGTCGCAAATTGTCCGCAATCGTAACTTTTGGTCAATCGCTATTCCGCGCTTCCTGTCGGAACCGGCATGGCAGACTTTTAACGCCTGGATTCCGTTATACATGGTCACGGTGCACCACATGAACTTGAAGGAAATTGCGATGTTTGCATGGTTACCATTCCTCGCGGCCGACATTGGTTGCGTATTGGGCGGTTACCTGAGTCCTTTCTTCCATAAATATGCAGGCGTCTCACTGTTCACATCACGCAAAATGGTGGTCGGCGTCGGTGCCTTGTGCATGATAGGACCAGCTTGTATCGGACTCGTTTCCAGTCCGTACATTGCCATCGCCTTGCTATGTGTAGGCGGCTTTGCACACCAGACCTTATCCGGCGCACTGTATGCCATCACGTCCGATGTATTTGGCAAGAACGAAGTAGCAACCGCCACTGGCATGGCCGGTATGTCAGGATATTTAGGTGCGACATTATTTACGCTCGTGTTCGGCATACTCGTTACGCAAGTCGGTTACGGGCCGCTTTTCGTGCTGTTGGCTGTATTCGATCTACTTGCGGTCGTCGTGCTGGTGCTACTGGCGCGTGAGCGTGCCTGTAGCGACGCTGGCACACCGATTGGCGCGCAGGTAGCACTTAATCCCTGA
- a CDS encoding GntR family transcriptional regulator, which translates to MNAPQPDQQSTDETPISAARRVYRYLRQRIIDMTLVPGARLVERDIAEELGISRTPVHEAVQRLAEEGLIEVVPRVGTFVARIPLDSLEEAMLVRSVLELAIIEKAAQRATKDGVSRLQAILDAQRACIAANDKAGFHQTDEAFHEMLAELSGFPGVWPLILQAKTQIDRYRQLTLPLQGRMDGVLVEHSEVVAAIAAGNPSNAVAAMRDHLDHVLPLLEITRKMRPEYFIASAKPKANKF; encoded by the coding sequence ATGAACGCACCACAACCTGATCAGCAATCCACCGACGAGACGCCAATTAGCGCGGCACGGCGTGTCTACCGTTACCTGCGCCAACGCATCATCGACATGACACTGGTTCCGGGCGCGCGTCTGGTCGAACGCGATATCGCCGAAGAACTTGGTATCAGCCGCACGCCGGTGCATGAAGCGGTGCAACGATTAGCAGAAGAAGGGCTGATCGAAGTGGTGCCCCGCGTCGGCACTTTCGTTGCGCGTATTCCGCTAGACAGTCTGGAAGAAGCGATGTTGGTACGTTCCGTGCTGGAACTTGCAATCATCGAAAAGGCGGCACAACGCGCTACGAAGGATGGGGTCAGCCGCTTGCAAGCGATTCTTGACGCGCAAAGGGCCTGTATTGCGGCAAACGATAAAGCCGGTTTTCATCAGACCGATGAGGCTTTCCACGAGATGCTAGCGGAGCTGTCCGGCTTTCCCGGGGTATGGCCATTAATACTGCAAGCCAAAACCCAGATCGACCGCTACCGTCAGCTAACATTACCTTTGCAGGGTCGTATGGATGGCGTGCTGGTCGAGCATAGCGAAGTTGTGGCTGCGATTGCTGCGGGCAATCCGTCCAATGCGGTGGCAGCCATGCGCGATCATCTCGACCACGTACTGCCGTTGCTCGAAATAACCCGCAAGATGCGTCCGGAGTATTTTATTGCCAGCGCCAAACCAAAAGCTAATAAATTTTAG